The Myripristis murdjan chromosome 11, fMyrMur1.1, whole genome shotgun sequence genomic sequence TGGGCTTGCGTGGATGACGTTATATGGGAGGTGGCAGGTTCCAAGGTGGTGACGCCACCCCCACTAACAGGGATAATGACTGGTTGGGTGCCAGGAATGAGCAAGTGCTGCGGAAGGCTGGTGTGGTAGCTGATAGGCTGCTGATGACTCCCACTGCCCCCTGCAATATAACCAATGATAGGCGGCTGGGGGTAGAGACTGGTGGAGGGGAGACCTAGTGACAGTGGCTCTGAGGCGCTGTGGGTGGTCTGGATAACGGTCTGGGGTGACAGTGTGCTGACAGCAGCCTTTAGGCTGTCGGCACTAAGTGGGGGTGGAAAAGTGaacgaggaggtggaggaagtgTTGGAGGAGGAGTGGGTGCGATTGACAGGCTTGCCCAGGAGGATACCACCTTTATCCAGGTGTGTATGGGCAGAGGTTGGCAGCTTCTCAGGGCTGGCTCTGGGAGGTACCAGCTGATGGTCTCCATGGCTGTTGGGCATTAGCATGATGGACGTTCTCAGCCCTGAGAAATCATGGGAAGTGTAGTCTGATGGCAGAACCAGCTGGCGGGTCTCGTAGGCTGATGAAGACAAACAAGACGGGGTGTCCCTTGATTTGCTCCCCGATTTGGAGAGGCAGGACTCGGGGGAAGCTCCGAACCGGCGTCCCCTCTCCAGCTCCCCATTGTGGAGCTCTCTGAGTCTGGAacctccttcctctttcctaCTGGGTCCGTCTGCATACTGTACCACAACCTGGGACATACCGTGCCCCAGTGTATGGTGAGGGTGCAGGGGCTGGGTTGGAAGGTGAGTGCCTCCTTGATGTTGGAGCGATGGCACAGTCCGTGGGGCCCCACTTAGGGGGGAGGCTGCCACTTGGACGTGGTGATGGGATGGGTCTGTAGGGGGCGGAGGCATGGAGGTACGCCCTGTGGACACTCGCTGCTGGTCAAGTTTTGAGGCCTGAGAGGGAGCAGAGGCTGTCTCTGTCTGGGAGGGTCTCTGTGGTGccagagatgaggaggaggaggaggagaggggagggggaggaggaggaggcgggagcAGTTGAGGGGAGATGTACCCAGTGTATGGGGTGGGGTAAGGTGAGGCTATAAACTGCAGACTGGGAGGCAGTTGGGTATAATGGATAGTTCCTCCAACCGTGGACTGTGACAGCGGGGACGTATACACTGTAGGCAGGGACGAGACTAGCctcaaagaggaagaagaggagggggaggaggaaaaagagtcTGACATGGAGGAGAGGGGTTTGTACTGGGGCGCTTCTGATTCACTGGTGCTCCGGTGCCCACCCACACCGCTCTCATTGCCACCAGCCACGCTGGCGAGCCAGGCCAAGTTTTCTGTGCGCTGGCTGTCACTGGCAGGTGGCATAGCAAGAGGGCGCTCTTCAGA encodes the following:
- the atxn1a gene encoding ataxin-1a, whose amino-acid sequence is MKSNQERSNECLPPKKREIPSSTLASEERPLAMPPASDSQRTENLAWLASVAGGNESGVGGHRSTSESEAPQYKPLSSMSDSFSSSPSSSSSLRLVSSLPTVYTSPLSQSTVGGTIHYTQLPPSLQFIASPYPTPYTGYISPQLLPPPPPPPPLSSSSSSSLAPQRPSQTETASAPSQASKLDQQRVSTGRTSMPPPPTDPSHHHVQVAASPLSGAPRTVPSLQHQGGTHLPTQPLHPHHTLGHGMSQVVVQYADGPSRKEEGGSRLRELHNGELERGRRFGASPESCLSKSGSKSRDTPSCLSSSAYETRQLVLPSDYTSHDFSGLRTSIMLMPNSHGDHQLVPPRASPEKLPTSAHTHLDKGGILLGKPVNRTHSSSNTSSTSSFTFPPPLSADSLKAAVSTLSPQTVIQTTHSASEPLSLGLPSTSLYPQPPIIGYIAGGSGSHQQPISYHTSLPQHLLIPGTQPVIIPVSGGGVTTLEPATSHITSSTQAQPFPTTLPHTYIAATAPKGETLEPPSAPYDQTPSGAVVQAQLQLPVVPAPPGLVSPPALPPPSGTVVPPSLPPYFIKGSIIQLADGELKRVEDLKTEDFIQSAEISSDLKIDSSTVERIEGSHSSPNFAVVQFSVGEHRAQVSVEVLVEYPFFVFGQGWSSCCPDRTTQLLELPCTKLSVGDVCISLTLKNLRNGSLKKTQSLELATPTAVPASSHGHLKPPRAVSDAPRSCSGGNSRHGERENGVSQRGNGESGRGGGANVENGELRFGERGSVSKGQGATSAEAGSSKPAPGRKRRWSAPEGRKLEKSEEEPPLALPKPSFIPHEVKVSIEGRSNIGK